A genomic window from Microbacterium sp. ET2 includes:
- the rpmA gene encoding 50S ribosomal protein L27 codes for MAHKKGASSTRNGRDSNAQRLGVKRFGGQQVLAGEIIVRQRGTHFHPGANVGRGGDDTLFALSAGAVEFGTKGGRKVVNIVAAE; via the coding sequence ATGGCACACAAAAAGGGCGCAAGCTCCACCCGGAACGGTCGTGACTCCAATGCCCAGCGCCTGGGCGTGAAGCGTTTCGGCGGCCAACAGGTCCTGGCCGGCGAGATCATCGTGCGTCAGCGCGGCACTCACTTCCACCCCGGCGCCAACGTCGGCCGCGGTGGCGACGACACCCTTTTCGCACTGTCGGCGGGCGCCGTCGAGTTCGGCACCAAGGGCGGCCGCAAGGTCGTCAACATCGTCGCGGCCGAGTAA
- a CDS encoding 3-methyladenine DNA glycosylase produces MRLERAEWTTRERSHRERADSLTAAHRERARRGEKHPVEDFLFTYYSYKPALLSRWHPGAGVELTGAASEPRAGWRWYEPGTHPGSLRVDDVGFRRSRAGILRGIQGLLRSTQERAPVFGCFGLHEWAMLYRSPERRHALALRLGPRGTDDVVEAHELRCTHFDAFRFFTPDAAPRNRTPLERASQSAFEQPGCLHAGMDLYKWAMKAGPLVPGELLLDCFALARDVRALDMAASPYDLSDWGYEAVAIETPSGKAEYVGRQRDFSDRAQRLRTRLRDVLRTGDQETGSHEGHGDMPGPSAASSSRASATRDAASLSRCSES; encoded by the coding sequence ATGCGTCTTGAGCGGGCGGAGTGGACCACCCGCGAGCGCAGCCACCGAGAGCGGGCGGACAGCCTGACGGCGGCCCACCGGGAGCGCGCGCGGCGTGGTGAGAAGCATCCGGTCGAGGACTTCCTGTTCACCTACTACTCCTACAAGCCCGCGCTCTTGTCGCGATGGCACCCCGGTGCAGGAGTCGAGCTCACCGGAGCCGCGAGCGAGCCCCGCGCAGGCTGGCGTTGGTATGAGCCTGGAACGCACCCGGGTTCGCTCCGGGTGGACGACGTCGGCTTCCGACGGTCCCGGGCCGGGATCCTCCGCGGGATCCAGGGCCTCCTGCGCAGCACACAGGAGCGTGCGCCGGTGTTCGGCTGCTTCGGGCTGCATGAGTGGGCCATGCTCTATCGCTCGCCGGAACGGCGCCATGCGCTTGCGCTGCGCCTCGGACCTCGGGGTACCGACGACGTGGTCGAGGCGCACGAGCTGCGTTGCACTCACTTCGATGCCTTCCGCTTCTTCACCCCCGACGCGGCTCCTCGAAATCGCACCCCGCTCGAACGCGCGAGTCAGAGCGCGTTCGAGCAACCGGGATGCCTTCACGCGGGGATGGATCTGTACAAGTGGGCGATGAAGGCAGGCCCGCTGGTGCCGGGCGAGCTGCTGCTGGACTGCTTTGCGCTGGCGCGTGACGTCCGAGCTCTCGACATGGCCGCTTCACCGTACGACCTGAGCGACTGGGGTTACGAAGCGGTGGCGATCGAAACGCCGTCGGGCAAGGCGGAGTACGTCGGGCGACAGCGCGACTTCAGCGACAGGGCCCAACGGCTGCGCACTCGACTGCGAGACGTGTTACGGACAGGAGATCAGGAGACCGGCTCGCACGAAGGGCACGGCGACATGCCCGGGCCCTCAGCGGCCAGCAGCAGTCGTGCTTCGGCCACGCGTGACGCCGCCTCGCTGAGCCGCTGCTCGGAGAGCTGA
- a CDS encoding epimerase encodes MPRAVVAGASGFIGAAMCEALVADGYDVVRIGRREAVSWHDPARIAEVVEGADVVVNFAGKSVNCRYTDPNRDEILSSRVQTTAALRTAIAAAARPPRVWINSSTATIYAHAMDRPHTEDGSIGEGFSVDVARNWEQEFFAGDLPGTRRVALRMAIVLGDGPATKLLLTLARLGLGGPQHDGPWFPHRRYRGIGSDPSGPDVGPPVHRTRGRQKFSWIHLDDVIRAIRFLIDRDDLEGPVNLSSPHPSDNAELMRTLRRTVGMPVGLPSWRWMLEPAMWLLRTEPELILKSRWVLPGVLTDAGFEFSHPDLGEAVNGIVARDDQAPRTAS; translated from the coding sequence ATGCCTCGGGCAGTGGTGGCCGGCGCGAGTGGCTTCATCGGTGCCGCCATGTGTGAGGCTCTCGTGGCTGACGGCTACGACGTCGTCCGTATCGGCCGGCGCGAAGCGGTCTCCTGGCATGACCCCGCTCGTATCGCCGAGGTGGTGGAAGGCGCCGACGTCGTCGTGAACTTCGCCGGTAAGAGCGTCAACTGCCGGTACACCGACCCCAATCGCGACGAGATCCTGAGCTCTCGCGTGCAGACGACCGCGGCGCTGCGCACCGCGATCGCCGCAGCGGCACGCCCGCCCCGGGTGTGGATCAACTCTTCGACCGCGACGATCTACGCCCACGCGATGGATCGGCCGCACACCGAAGACGGCAGTATCGGCGAGGGATTCTCCGTCGACGTCGCCCGGAACTGGGAGCAGGAGTTCTTCGCGGGCGATCTCCCCGGGACTCGCCGTGTGGCCCTGCGCATGGCCATCGTGCTCGGCGACGGGCCCGCGACGAAGCTGCTGCTCACCCTCGCTCGCCTCGGACTCGGCGGCCCGCAGCACGACGGCCCATGGTTCCCTCACCGCCGATATCGCGGGATCGGCAGCGACCCGTCTGGGCCTGACGTCGGGCCGCCCGTCCATCGCACGCGAGGCCGACAGAAGTTCAGCTGGATCCATCTCGACGATGTCATCCGGGCCATCCGCTTCCTCATCGATCGTGACGATCTCGAGGGTCCGGTGAATCTGTCCAGTCCGCATCCGAGCGACAACGCCGAACTCATGCGCACCCTCCGACGCACTGTCGGCATGCCGGTGGGGCTTCCGTCCTGGCGGTGGATGCTGGAGCCCGCCATGTGGCTGCTCAGGACCGAGCCCGAACTCATCCTGAAGAGCCGCTGGGTGCTCCCCGGCGTTCTCACCGACGCGGGGTTCGAGTTCTCACATCCCGACCTCGGCGAAGCCGTTAACGGGATCGTCGCGCGGGATGATCAGGCGCCGCGTACGGCGTCGTGA
- a CDS encoding glycoside hydrolase family 3 N-terminal domain-containing protein, giving the protein MTRRRGVRTSRVLPAIVLGLALTLAGGGSANGDDTGGGPTVDSADAADVSIRPAPPQTMERLATERVEAMTLREKAASVVMGHVPGTDPTALRAYMSQTGIGGFILMGANIPADEASLAQVTAALRVDPAFPALIAVDQEGGDVSRLPWDALPAAPTLKNAPVADTVAAFAARAALLQRVGIGVNFGIVADVAPAPGEFIFRRALGTDAGGAAERVSAAVAGEAGSALSTIKHFPGHGAAPGDSHATIPVTDMPKTEWAASDARPFAAGIEAGAHMLMFGHLSYTAVDPLPASLSSEWHRIAREELGFDGIAITDDLGMLQASGEPAYLDPVANAVTALAAGNDMVLTVVSSTADTAPAVVDGIVAAVEAGQLSEQRLSEAASRVAEARLLLAAEGPGMSPCPSCEPVS; this is encoded by the coding sequence GTGACACGTCGACGGGGAGTGCGGACAAGCCGGGTGCTGCCCGCGATCGTGTTGGGCCTCGCGCTGACCCTGGCTGGGGGCGGGTCGGCGAACGGCGACGACACCGGGGGAGGCCCCACCGTCGACTCCGCAGACGCCGCCGACGTGTCGATTCGACCGGCGCCCCCTCAGACCATGGAACGTCTTGCCACCGAACGAGTCGAAGCCATGACGCTTCGCGAAAAGGCGGCGAGCGTCGTCATGGGTCATGTGCCGGGAACCGACCCGACGGCGCTGCGCGCATATATGTCGCAGACCGGCATCGGCGGCTTCATCCTCATGGGTGCGAACATTCCCGCCGACGAGGCGTCCCTCGCACAGGTGACCGCCGCGTTGAGGGTGGATCCGGCCTTTCCGGCGTTGATCGCGGTCGATCAGGAGGGCGGCGATGTGTCACGCCTGCCGTGGGACGCATTGCCGGCGGCCCCGACTTTGAAGAACGCCCCCGTCGCCGACACCGTGGCGGCCTTCGCCGCCCGCGCTGCCCTCCTGCAGCGGGTGGGAATCGGCGTGAACTTCGGGATCGTCGCTGACGTCGCGCCGGCACCGGGGGAGTTCATCTTCCGCCGGGCGCTCGGGACGGATGCCGGTGGTGCGGCGGAGCGCGTGAGCGCGGCTGTCGCCGGCGAGGCCGGGTCTGCCCTTTCGACGATCAAACACTTTCCCGGACACGGGGCGGCTCCCGGCGATTCGCACGCGACCATCCCGGTCACGGATATGCCCAAGACGGAATGGGCCGCGTCCGACGCCCGCCCGTTCGCAGCGGGGATCGAGGCCGGGGCTCACATGCTGATGTTCGGCCATCTGTCCTACACCGCGGTCGATCCGCTGCCGGCTTCGCTGTCATCGGAGTGGCACCGGATCGCCCGAGAGGAGCTGGGCTTCGACGGGATCGCGATCACCGATGATCTCGGCATGCTCCAGGCGTCGGGGGAGCCCGCGTACCTCGACCCCGTCGCGAACGCCGTCACCGCCCTGGCCGCCGGCAACGACATGGTGCTGACGGTGGTCTCTTCGACGGCGGACACCGCCCCCGCCGTCGTCGACGGCATCGTCGCCGCTGTCGAGGCCGGTCAGCTCTCCGAGCAGCGGCTCAGCGAGGCGGCGTCACGCGTGGCCGAAGCACGACTGCTGCTGGCCGCTGAGGGCCCGGGCATGTCGCCGTGCCCTTCGTGCGAGCCGGTCTCCTGA
- the rplU gene encoding 50S ribosomal protein L21, translating to MVYAVVRAGGRQEKVEVGTIVVLDRQQAKVGDKLELPAVLLVDGDAVTTDADKLAKVTVTAEVLGEERGPKIVIQKFKNKTGYKKRQGHRQDLTRVKITGIK from the coding sequence GTGGTTTACGCAGTTGTGCGCGCCGGCGGCCGGCAGGAGAAGGTGGAGGTCGGCACCATCGTCGTCCTCGACCGTCAGCAGGCGAAGGTGGGCGACAAGCTCGAGCTCCCCGCGGTTCTGCTCGTCGACGGCGACGCCGTGACGACCGATGCCGACAAGCTCGCGAAGGTCACCGTGACCGCCGAGGTCCTCGGCGAGGAGCGCGGCCCCAAGATCGTGATCCAGAAGTTCAAGAACAAGACCGGCTACAAGAAGCGTCAGGGGCACCGTCAGGACCTCACGCGCGTCAAGATCACCGGCATCAAGTAA
- a CDS encoding glutamate-5-semialdehyde dehydrogenase — translation MAPDAADNGLTDDNAASRMRKAKDAARSIGLLTDTQKRDALRAIADAIEGAADEIIAANADDLRRGRETGLSEALQDRLSLDEARVAVLAEAVREISALPDPVGRVLDRRTLPNGVALTKVSVPFGVVGVIYEARPNVTVDITALALRSGNAVVLRGGSAALSSNATIVSVMRRALTGEGIDPEAIQTVDPFGRDGARALMTARGLIDVLVPRGSADLIHTVVTESTVPVIETGAGVVHIVLDETAPLDWARDIVVNAKVQRPSVCNAVETVLVHRAAAGRLVPAVVDALVSRGVTVHGDEDVLELAGQGVPATDADWAAEYLSLDVAMRVVDDLDQALDHIRRYSTQHTESIITMNDGSAERFVAEVDSAVVMVNASTRFTDGGEFGFGAEVGISTQKLHARGPMGLAELTSAKWIARGAGQVRG, via the coding sequence ATGGCTCCCGACGCAGCCGACAACGGCCTCACCGATGACAACGCCGCATCCCGCATGCGGAAAGCCAAGGATGCCGCCCGCTCCATCGGTCTTCTGACCGACACGCAGAAGCGGGACGCGCTCCGCGCGATCGCGGACGCGATCGAGGGCGCCGCCGACGAGATCATCGCCGCGAACGCGGACGATCTCCGGCGCGGACGTGAGACCGGTCTGTCGGAAGCGCTGCAGGACCGTCTTTCGCTGGATGAGGCGCGTGTGGCGGTCCTTGCCGAAGCGGTGCGCGAGATCAGCGCCCTCCCCGACCCCGTCGGACGTGTCCTCGATCGACGGACACTGCCCAATGGCGTGGCACTGACCAAGGTGTCGGTGCCCTTCGGTGTGGTGGGGGTCATCTACGAGGCACGGCCGAACGTCACCGTCGACATCACCGCGCTGGCATTGCGTTCCGGTAACGCCGTGGTCCTCCGCGGGGGAAGTGCTGCGCTGTCGAGCAACGCCACGATCGTTTCGGTGATGCGCCGGGCTCTCACCGGCGAAGGCATCGATCCCGAGGCGATTCAAACGGTCGACCCCTTCGGACGCGATGGCGCTCGTGCGCTCATGACGGCGCGAGGTCTGATCGACGTCCTCGTGCCCCGGGGCAGCGCGGATCTCATCCACACCGTGGTGACGGAGTCCACCGTCCCGGTGATCGAGACCGGTGCGGGTGTCGTTCACATCGTCCTCGATGAGACGGCCCCCCTCGACTGGGCGCGCGACATCGTCGTCAACGCCAAAGTGCAGCGACCCAGCGTCTGCAACGCCGTCGAGACGGTGCTGGTCCATCGCGCGGCCGCGGGACGGCTCGTTCCCGCGGTGGTCGATGCCCTCGTCTCCCGTGGCGTCACCGTCCACGGGGATGAGGATGTGCTGGAGTTGGCAGGCCAGGGCGTCCCGGCGACCGACGCGGATTGGGCGGCGGAGTACCTCAGCCTCGATGTCGCGATGCGCGTCGTCGATGATCTGGATCAGGCCCTGGATCACATCCGCCGCTACTCCACTCAGCACACCGAATCGATCATCACGATGAACGACGGCAGCGCCGAACGATTCGTCGCGGAAGTCGATTCCGCGGTGGTGATGGTCAACGCCTCGACGCGATTCACCGACGGCGGCGAGTTCGGCTTCGGGGCCGAAGTCGGCATCTCCACCCAGAAGCTCCACGCCCGCGGCCCGATGGGTCTGGCCGAGCTCACCAGCGCGAAGTGGATCGCGCGGGGTGCCGGGCAGGTGCGCGGCTGA
- a CDS encoding PQQ-dependent sugar dehydrogenase → MAALPDGALAVSERDSGTIRMVSAGGAVSELGRIEGVVSGGESGLHGLAVLDDDERRWLYAYHGAADDNRVVRMPLTESTDGWRLGTAETVFAGIPRADTHNGGRIAFGPDGMLYVTTGDAQNVEAAQDPAQLGGKILRLTADGEPAAGNPFGTAVYSLGHRNVQGITWTSDGAMWASEFGQNTWDELNRIVAGGNYGWPEVEGRAGDGGFVDPVAVWPTAQASPSGIAAVGQTVFMTGLRGERLWAIDVSGAEAEGEPVVVLDGYGRLRDAVATGDGSLWVLTNNTDGRGDPREGDDLLLRVPLGPLE, encoded by the coding sequence GTGGCTGCACTGCCTGACGGTGCGCTGGCGGTATCCGAGCGCGACAGCGGCACGATCCGCATGGTCAGCGCGGGCGGGGCCGTGAGTGAGCTCGGGCGGATCGAAGGAGTGGTCTCCGGCGGCGAATCCGGCTTGCACGGTCTCGCCGTCCTCGACGATGACGAGCGGCGCTGGCTGTACGCCTATCACGGGGCGGCAGATGACAACCGGGTCGTGCGGATGCCGCTGACCGAGTCCACGGATGGCTGGCGGCTCGGCACGGCGGAGACGGTGTTCGCCGGCATTCCGAGAGCCGATACGCACAATGGCGGACGCATCGCCTTCGGCCCCGACGGCATGCTGTACGTCACGACCGGTGACGCCCAGAATGTCGAGGCCGCCCAGGACCCCGCACAGCTCGGCGGAAAGATCCTCCGCCTCACGGCGGACGGGGAACCGGCAGCAGGCAACCCGTTCGGCACGGCGGTGTATTCGCTCGGGCACCGGAACGTGCAGGGGATCACCTGGACGAGCGACGGTGCGATGTGGGCGAGCGAATTCGGGCAGAACACCTGGGATGAGTTGAATCGCATCGTCGCGGGCGGCAACTACGGCTGGCCCGAAGTCGAGGGCCGGGCCGGAGACGGGGGGTTCGTAGATCCGGTGGCGGTATGGCCCACGGCGCAGGCGAGCCCGAGCGGGATAGCGGCGGTGGGCCAGACGGTGTTCATGACGGGACTCCGCGGCGAACGTCTCTGGGCGATCGATGTATCGGGCGCCGAGGCCGAGGGCGAACCCGTCGTCGTACTCGACGGATACGGACGCCTGCGCGACGCGGTCGCGACCGGTGACGGGAGCCTCTGGGTGCTGACGAACAACACCGACGGGCGGGGGGACCCGCGGGAGGGCGACGACCTGCTGCTGCGGGTGCCGCTGGGGCCGCTCGAGTGA
- the rsfS gene encoding ribosome silencing factor, producing MTASENSREMLQIAAAAADAKGAEDLVALDVSEPLPLVDIFLLATGRSERNVAAIADEVEQRLLEAGHKRLRREGRQEARWVLLDFGDLVVHVFHEEERIFYGLERLWKDCPVVPIELPAHAGESDPARGSRHA from the coding sequence ATGACGGCCTCGGAGAACTCCCGGGAGATGCTGCAGATCGCCGCTGCTGCGGCGGACGCGAAGGGCGCTGAAGACCTGGTCGCTCTCGACGTCTCGGAGCCGCTCCCTCTGGTCGACATCTTCCTCCTCGCGACGGGACGCAGCGAGCGCAACGTCGCCGCCATCGCCGACGAGGTCGAGCAGAGGCTGCTCGAGGCGGGGCATAAGCGGCTTCGCCGCGAGGGCCGCCAGGAGGCACGCTGGGTGCTGCTGGACTTCGGCGACCTGGTGGTCCACGTCTTCCACGAGGAGGAGCGGATCTTCTATGGTCTCGAGCGGCTGTGGAAGGACTGCCCCGTCGTCCCGATCGAGCTCCCCGCGCACGCGGGCGAGTCTGATCCCGCCCGTGGTTCGAGGCACGCCTGA
- a CDS encoding SOS response-associated peptidase: MCGRFVVANVGSELVGVLRVDVESDDLPAPSYNIAPTSTVAIVLDSAKTEPPTRRLEPARWGLVPGWAKDVKVGARAFNARSEELEDKPMFRQALAKRRAIIPATGYYEWKQADGAKIPHYIHPAGGEPLFFGGLYEWWKDPSKQDDDPERWLLSFTILTRDSIGRLGSIHDRMPLFMDPDHADAWLDPTTENVRDVLDAAIDAAPAVAETLDDHVVDRAVGNVRNNGPHLIEPAGDTASTGDAS; this comes from the coding sequence ATGTGCGGACGCTTCGTGGTGGCAAACGTCGGCTCCGAGCTGGTCGGCGTGCTCCGCGTGGATGTCGAGAGCGACGACCTGCCCGCGCCGTCGTACAACATCGCACCGACCTCGACCGTAGCGATCGTCCTCGACTCCGCGAAGACCGAACCCCCCACGCGCCGCCTCGAGCCGGCGCGCTGGGGTCTCGTGCCGGGGTGGGCGAAGGACGTCAAGGTGGGCGCGCGCGCGTTCAACGCCCGTTCCGAGGAGCTCGAGGACAAGCCGATGTTCCGCCAGGCGCTCGCCAAGCGCCGCGCCATCATTCCGGCGACCGGCTACTACGAGTGGAAGCAGGCGGACGGAGCCAAGATCCCCCACTACATCCATCCCGCAGGCGGTGAGCCGCTCTTCTTCGGCGGGCTCTACGAGTGGTGGAAGGATCCGTCGAAACAGGACGACGATCCGGAACGCTGGTTGCTGAGCTTCACGATCCTGACGAGGGATTCGATCGGGAGGCTCGGATCGATTCACGACCGGATGCCCCTCTTCATGGATCCCGACCACGCCGACGCCTGGCTGGACCCGACGACCGAGAACGTCCGCGACGTGCTGGACGCGGCGATCGACGCCGCTCCCGCCGTCGCTGAGACGCTGGACGATCACGTGGTCGACCGCGCGGTGGGGAACGTCCGGAACAACGGCCCTCACCTCATCGAACCCGCCGGCGACACGGCCTCGACCGGCGATGCGTCTTGA
- the proB gene encoding glutamate 5-kinase, protein MDRAGIPGARRVVVKVGSSSISGDNAARIQPLVEALARAHAAGTEVVLVSSGAIATGMPFLALDERPSDLATQQAAAAVGQNVLVYRYQEALRPFRIVAGQVLLTAGDLENATHRSNARRAMERLLGLRILPIVNENDTVATHEIRFGDNDRLAAMVAQLVGADALILLSDIACLYTRPPDQPGARPIVDVAPGDDLSGYEFGSVVVNSVGTGGAATKASAARLASASGIATLVTSADLVESALAGGQVGTFFVPRPVQTPVPTGAIRTTA, encoded by the coding sequence ATGGACCGTGCCGGTATTCCGGGTGCCCGCCGTGTCGTGGTAAAGGTGGGTTCCTCCTCGATCAGCGGAGACAACGCGGCCAGGATCCAGCCGCTGGTGGAAGCCCTCGCGCGTGCGCATGCCGCCGGCACGGAGGTGGTGCTGGTGTCATCCGGCGCGATAGCCACCGGCATGCCGTTCCTCGCCCTCGATGAGCGGCCGAGCGATCTCGCCACGCAACAGGCCGCCGCCGCCGTCGGGCAGAATGTCCTCGTCTACCGCTATCAGGAGGCGCTTCGTCCCTTCCGGATCGTGGCCGGCCAAGTGCTCCTGACTGCCGGCGACCTCGAGAACGCCACGCACCGCTCCAACGCCCGACGTGCCATGGAACGCCTGCTGGGGCTCCGGATCCTGCCGATCGTGAACGAGAACGACACCGTCGCCACGCACGAGATCCGCTTCGGCGACAACGACCGGCTGGCGGCGATGGTCGCCCAGCTGGTGGGCGCGGACGCGCTGATCCTCCTCAGCGACATCGCCTGCCTCTACACCCGGCCGCCCGACCAGCCGGGAGCTCGACCCATCGTCGACGTCGCGCCGGGCGATGACCTGTCCGGTTACGAATTCGGCTCGGTCGTGGTGAACAGCGTCGGGACCGGGGGAGCGGCGACCAAGGCGTCGGCGGCCAGGCTCGCCTCGGCATCGGGGATCGCGACGCTCGTCACCAGCGCCGATCTCGTGGAGTCCGCCCTCGCCGGCGGTCAGGTCGGCACGTTCTTCGTTCCCCGCCCCGTCCAGACCCCCGTGCCCACGGGCGCCATCCGCACCACCGCGTGA
- the nadD gene encoding nicotinate-nucleotide adenylyltransferase: MSSARPPRIGVMGGTFDPIHHGHLVAASEVAQSFDLDEVVFVPTGNPWQKTRVSDSEHRYLMTVIATASNPQFTVSRVDINRSGPTYTIDTLRDLKHQRPDAELFFITGADAIAQILSWRDHDELWDLAHFVAVSRPGHVLDTEGLPTEDVSQLQIPALAISSTDCRERVRRGHPVWYLVPDGVVQYIAKHHLYRSKE; the protein is encoded by the coding sequence ATGAGTTCGGCGCGTCCCCCGAGGATCGGGGTGATGGGTGGGACATTCGATCCCATCCACCACGGCCATCTCGTCGCAGCCAGCGAAGTGGCGCAGTCATTCGATCTCGATGAGGTCGTCTTCGTACCGACCGGAAATCCCTGGCAGAAGACCCGCGTCAGCGACAGCGAGCACCGCTACCTGATGACGGTGATCGCCACCGCGTCCAATCCCCAGTTCACGGTGAGCCGGGTGGACATCAATCGCTCCGGTCCCACCTACACGATCGACACGCTCCGCGATCTGAAGCACCAGCGTCCCGACGCCGAGCTGTTCTTCATCACCGGAGCCGATGCCATAGCGCAAATTCTCAGTTGGAGGGACCATGATGAGTTGTGGGATCTCGCCCACTTCGTCGCCGTCTCTCGCCCCGGTCATGTCCTGGACACCGAGGGTCTGCCGACCGAGGACGTGAGTCAGCTGCAGATCCCCGCGCTCGCCATCTCGTCGACGGATTGCCGAGAACGCGTTCGCCGAGGCCACCCGGTGTGGTACCTCGTGCCGGACGGCGTCGTGCAATACATTGCCAAGCATCACCTCTACCGGAGCAAGGAATGA
- a CDS encoding DUF4031 domain-containing protein produces MAILIDEPRWPAHGRLWSHLISDSDLDELHAFAAAAGIPRRGFDLDHYDVPEDAYDRLVDAGARAVDGHELVRALLASGLRITARERRGRSPH; encoded by the coding sequence ATGGCGATCCTGATCGATGAGCCCCGGTGGCCCGCGCACGGACGGCTGTGGTCGCACCTGATCAGCGACAGCGACCTCGATGAGCTCCACGCCTTCGCCGCGGCGGCCGGCATCCCCCGGCGCGGATTCGATCTTGACCACTATGACGTCCCCGAGGACGCGTACGACCGGTTGGTGGATGCCGGCGCACGGGCGGTCGACGGCCACGAACTCGTCCGTGCGCTGCTCGCATCGGGGCTGCGCATCACCGCGCGCGAGCGCCGCGGCCGTTCCCCTCACTGA
- the obgE gene encoding GTPase ObgE, whose protein sequence is MVTFVDQVTLHLRAGKGGNGCVSVRREKFKPLAGPDGGNGGHGGDIVLVADPQVTTLLSYHHSPHRNAGNGGFGMGDHRSGAAGESLELTVPVGTVVKEPSGETLVDMIEPGMRFVVAPGGRGGLGNAALASPKRKAPGFALLGTPGWEGDVVLELKTVADVALVGFPSAGKSSLIAAISAARPKIADYPFTTLHPNLGVVQAGDVRYTVADVPGLIEGASEGRGLGLEFLRHVERCTALVHVLDCATLDPGRDPLTDLDVILAELEAYPVPDDQVPLLDRPQLVALNKVDVPEAKDLADLVRPELEARGFRVFEISTVSREGLRPLTFALGDLISAHRVAQASQPPVERIVIRPKGAEADFTVRVEGGSYGPVYRILGEKPVRWVQQTDFQNEEAVGFLADRLDRLGVEDELYRVGATAGATVVIGEGESVVFDWQPSLSSAAELIAAPRGTDPRFDQSTRRTTSQRRERYHDRMDAKAQARADLEAERRAERQAPEESE, encoded by the coding sequence ATGGTCACCTTCGTCGACCAGGTGACGCTGCACCTGCGGGCCGGGAAGGGCGGCAACGGCTGCGTTTCGGTGCGGCGTGAGAAGTTCAAGCCGCTCGCCGGACCGGATGGCGGCAACGGCGGTCACGGCGGCGATATCGTCCTGGTGGCCGATCCGCAGGTCACGACACTGCTGTCGTACCACCACTCTCCTCACCGCAATGCCGGCAACGGCGGGTTCGGGATGGGCGATCACCGCTCCGGCGCGGCCGGCGAATCCCTCGAACTCACCGTCCCGGTCGGCACCGTGGTCAAGGAGCCATCCGGGGAGACGCTCGTCGACATGATCGAACCGGGCATGCGATTCGTCGTCGCTCCCGGCGGCCGCGGTGGACTCGGCAATGCCGCCCTCGCCTCACCGAAGCGCAAGGCACCGGGCTTCGCCTTGCTCGGCACACCCGGGTGGGAGGGCGATGTCGTCCTCGAACTGAAGACCGTCGCCGACGTCGCGCTCGTCGGCTTCCCCTCCGCCGGCAAATCCAGCCTCATCGCCGCGATCTCGGCCGCCCGCCCGAAGATCGCCGATTACCCGTTCACCACGCTGCATCCGAACCTGGGCGTGGTCCAGGCCGGTGACGTCCGCTACACCGTCGCCGACGTTCCCGGCCTGATCGAAGGTGCCAGTGAGGGCCGGGGATTGGGGCTGGAGTTCCTCCGCCACGTCGAGCGGTGCACGGCTCTGGTGCACGTCCTGGACTGCGCCACCCTCGATCCGGGGCGGGATCCGCTCACCGACCTGGATGTCATCCTCGCCGAACTCGAGGCGTACCCCGTGCCCGACGACCAGGTCCCGCTTCTCGACCGGCCGCAGCTCGTCGCCCTCAACAAGGTCGACGTGCCGGAAGCGAAGGATCTCGCCGACCTGGTCCGTCCTGAGCTCGAAGCGCGCGGGTTCCGGGTGTTCGAGATCTCGACGGTCTCTCGCGAGGGACTTCGCCCGCTGACGTTCGCCCTGGGCGACCTGATCTCCGCGCACCGCGTCGCGCAGGCGTCCCAGCCTCCGGTCGAGCGCATCGTCATCCGTCCCAAGGGCGCGGAGGCCGACTTCACCGTCCGGGTGGAGGGCGGATCCTACGGACCGGTCTACCGCATCCTGGGCGAGAAGCCGGTGCGGTGGGTGCAGCAGACGGACTTCCAGAACGAGGAGGCCGTCGGCTTCCTCGCCGATCGCCTGGATCGACTCGGGGTCGAGGACGAGCTGTACCGCGTCGGCGCGACAGCCGGCGCCACGGTCGTCATCGGCGAGGGCGAGAGCGTCGTGTTCGATTGGCAGCCGTCGCTCAGCTCCGCAGCGGAGCTCATCGCGGCACCCCGTGGCACCGATCCGCGCTTCGACCAGAGCACGCGTCGCACGACCTCTCAGCGCCGCGAGCGGTATCACGACCGGATGGACGCCAAAGCGCAGGCGCGTGCCGACCTCGAGGCCGAACGCCGGGCAGAACGGCAGGCCCCTGAGGAGTCCGAGTGA